The Micromonospora sp. WMMD961 genome has a segment encoding these proteins:
- a CDS encoding cupin domain-containing protein encodes MTNNDPEPRRDGQGSAPFAGRNIEVERQNPDLVVPPTTDSRLVPNLKFSFSQAHTRVEKGGWTREVTVRDLPVATTMAGVQFGLEPGAYREIHWHQQSEWAYMLSGSCRISAVDHEGRNFIEDVKAGDLWFFPQGVPHNIQALADGAQFLLVFDDGAFSENNTFLLSDFFAHVPRQVLAKNFGWTLEQMENLPEREKYIFQGDVPPPLQQDRIISPTGTIPRSFKHRMTAQTPQHFHGGRVRITDSTNFAASITTAAALVEVEPGGLRELHWHPNTDEWQYYISGTGRMGVFAASATARTFDFQAGDVGYVPFAYGHYIENTGDEPLVYLEMFRHPRFEDISVMQWMANTPHEIIADTINVPQSLVNELPNTKQTVV; translated from the coding sequence ATGACGAACAACGATCCCGAGCCGCGGCGCGACGGCCAGGGCAGCGCGCCCTTCGCCGGGCGCAACATCGAAGTCGAGCGACAGAATCCGGATCTCGTGGTGCCACCGACAACGGACAGTCGGCTGGTGCCCAATCTCAAGTTCTCGTTCTCCCAGGCGCACACCCGGGTGGAAAAGGGCGGCTGGACACGGGAGGTCACCGTCCGCGACCTACCCGTCGCCACCACGATGGCCGGTGTCCAGTTCGGGCTGGAGCCGGGCGCGTACCGGGAGATCCACTGGCATCAGCAGTCGGAGTGGGCCTACATGCTCAGCGGCAGTTGCCGGATAAGCGCGGTCGACCACGAGGGGCGCAACTTCATCGAGGACGTCAAGGCTGGCGACCTGTGGTTCTTCCCGCAAGGCGTGCCACACAACATTCAGGCCCTGGCCGACGGTGCACAGTTCCTGCTGGTCTTCGACGACGGCGCCTTCTCGGAGAACAACACCTTCCTGCTCAGCGACTTCTTCGCCCACGTGCCCCGACAGGTCCTGGCGAAGAACTTCGGCTGGACTTTGGAGCAGATGGAAAACCTGCCCGAGCGGGAAAAGTACATCTTCCAGGGCGATGTCCCACCGCCCCTACAACAGGACCGGATAATCAGCCCCACCGGCACCATTCCGCGCAGCTTCAAACACCGAATGACCGCCCAGACCCCGCAGCATTTCCACGGCGGAAGGGTCCGGATCACCGACTCGACCAACTTCGCCGCCTCGATCACGACCGCCGCCGCCCTGGTGGAGGTCGAGCCCGGCGGGTTGCGTGAGCTGCACTGGCATCCGAACACCGACGAGTGGCAGTACTACATCTCCGGCACCGGACGCATGGGGGTCTTCGCGGCGTCAGCCACGGCCCGCACGTTCGACTTCCAGGCCGGCGACGTCGGCTACGTACCATTCGCATACGGTCACTACATCGAAAACACCGGCGACGAGCCGCTGGTCTACCTGGAGATGTTCCGCCATCCCCGGTTCGAGGACATCTCCGTGATGCAATGGATGGCCAATACCCCGCACGAGATCATCGCGGACACAATCAATGTGCCGCAGTCACTGGTCAACGAGCTGCCGAACACCAAGCAAACCGTCGTCTGA
- a CDS encoding putative manganese transporter yields the protein MVELLVRPLADAFMQVGVYVAVLVALFGWLRWRYGSRVTDGLTRHPRLGPLVGALLGVSPGCGGAIILMPLYARGKVSFGTVVAALASTMGDSSWVVIAADPDFALKIHALLFAVGLATGYTVDLLGIDPARALHRPAVRRESEPGPVDIPAAGPTVTAAPGQRAALALLTRPAPVVERQRRMSTAFWGLTTPAFLVSVPVVFHVVDPSLLSAPLGGVDPYLILGCAGTFVAVLIFAAGRGRFADDTLETAQPRTVRDALRHSAHEASFITFWVAVAYLGWQILSTTTGFDGSQLALAGAAGVIVGALIGLIPGCAVQIVFTGIYVSGGLPVTTLVANAISQDGDALIPLAALRRRAAALATLITTVPAILVGLTLLLFLS from the coding sequence ATGGTTGAATTGTTGGTTCGTCCCTTAGCGGACGCGTTCATGCAGGTCGGCGTCTACGTCGCGGTGCTGGTGGCCCTCTTCGGCTGGCTACGCTGGCGGTACGGCAGCCGGGTCACCGACGGGCTCACCCGACACCCCCGGCTAGGACCGCTGGTCGGAGCGCTGCTTGGGGTGAGCCCCGGCTGCGGCGGCGCGATCATCCTCATGCCGCTCTACGCCCGGGGCAAGGTCTCCTTCGGTACGGTTGTGGCCGCCCTCGCCTCTACAATGGGAGACTCCTCCTGGGTGGTGATCGCCGCCGACCCGGACTTCGCCCTCAAGATCCACGCGCTGCTCTTCGCGGTCGGGCTCGCCACCGGATACACAGTGGACCTGCTCGGCATCGACCCCGCCCGAGCCCTGCATCGCCCGGCGGTCCGCCGCGAGAGCGAGCCCGGGCCGGTTGACATCCCGGCCGCCGGGCCGACCGTGACGGCCGCGCCGGGACAGCGCGCCGCGCTGGCCCTTCTGACCCGGCCCGCCCCGGTCGTGGAGCGGCAGCGTCGAATGTCCACCGCCTTCTGGGGGTTGACCACACCCGCGTTCCTGGTCTCCGTACCTGTGGTATTCCACGTTGTCGACCCGTCCCTGCTCAGCGCCCCACTCGGCGGCGTCGACCCCTACCTCATACTCGGTTGTGCCGGGACGTTCGTCGCGGTGCTGATCTTCGCCGCCGGACGCGGCCGGTTCGCCGATGACACGCTCGAGACCGCTCAACCCCGGACCGTACGAGACGCCTTGCGCCACAGCGCGCACGAAGCCTCGTTCATCACCTTCTGGGTGGCCGTGGCCTACCTCGGCTGGCAGATTCTCAGCACGACCACCGGATTCGACGGCTCCCAACTAGCACTCGCCGGGGCAGCCGGAGTCATCGTCGGCGCGTTGATCGGCCTCATTCCCGGCTGCGCGGTTCAGATCGTCTTCACCGGCATCTACGTCAGCGGCGGCCTGCCCGTGACGACCCTGGTCGCGAACGCGATCAGCCAGGACGGAGACGCTCTCATCCCGCTGGCCGCGCTGCGCCGTCGCGCTGCCGCGCTGGCAACCCTGATCACCACGGTCCCGGCGATCCTCGTCGGCCTAACTCTGCTGTTGTTCCTCAGCTGA
- a CDS encoding manganese catalase family protein, protein MFSHVKDLQFEAKPDGPDAAFARRLQEVLGGKWGEMTVANQYLFQGWSCRLPGKYKDLLLDVGTEEMGHVEMICTMIARLLDSAPLSVQEAAAEDNPMLTAIYAGSNPAHFIHSGGGPLPVDSNGVPWNGAFITASGNLLADFHLNVTAEAQGRLQVARLFNMTDDPGVKQMLRFLLARDTMHQNMWLAAIEQLKQDGLEEMPVPEAFPDAEQENQFAYQYINFSAGEDAAEGRWASGPSPDGQGEFSYQASPTAHADEPVLPPGDPRLHGTPPPTVGQFLSVGDNRR, encoded by the coding sequence GTGTTCAGCCACGTCAAGGATCTACAGTTCGAAGCTAAGCCCGACGGCCCTGACGCCGCCTTTGCCCGCCGCCTTCAAGAAGTGCTCGGCGGCAAATGGGGCGAGATGACCGTCGCCAACCAGTACCTGTTCCAGGGCTGGAGCTGCCGGTTGCCGGGCAAGTACAAGGACCTACTGCTCGACGTGGGGACCGAGGAGATGGGCCACGTCGAGATGATCTGCACGATGATCGCCCGACTGCTCGACAGCGCCCCGCTGTCCGTGCAGGAAGCGGCGGCCGAGGACAACCCGATGCTGACCGCAATCTACGCCGGATCGAACCCGGCGCATTTCATTCACTCCGGCGGCGGCCCGCTGCCGGTGGACAGCAACGGGGTGCCGTGGAACGGGGCCTTCATCACCGCCAGTGGCAACCTGCTCGCTGACTTCCACCTCAACGTGACCGCCGAGGCGCAGGGCCGGCTACAGGTCGCCCGGCTGTTCAACATGACCGACGACCCCGGCGTGAAGCAGATGCTGCGGTTCCTCCTAGCCCGGGACACCATGCACCAGAACATGTGGTTGGCCGCGATCGAACAGCTCAAGCAGGACGGTCTCGAGGAGATGCCGGTCCCCGAGGCGTTCCCCGACGCGGAGCAGGAGAACCAGTTCGCCTACCAGTACATCAACTTCTCGGCCGGCGAAGACGCGGCCGAAGGCAGGTGGGCGTCCGGCCCGAGCCCGGATGGCCAGGGCGAGTTCAGCTACCAGGCGAGCCCGACCGCGCACGCCGACGAACCGGTGTTGCCGCCCGGGGACCCGCGCCTGCACGGCACTCCGCCGCCGACCGTCGGTCAGTTCCTCAGCGTGGGCGACAACCGCCGCTGA
- a CDS encoding response regulator transcription factor gives MPVPAPVRIAVIDDHRLFVRGLELLLAATSGGRACVVGSTGDAAAAASLVRQCVPDLALVDLHLPTPGGVRAIAAIRRTTPGVRIVAMSGLGETNLAVEALRAGATGYLPKSGEPEELLPPLLSVLDGWAVLPAELLTALLAPAANRLPASPVLDDHERLLLQLIAKGHGTVQIADNLHVSERTVKRLTASLLRKLRVANRTEAAALAGNAGLL, from the coding sequence GTGCCCGTCCCGGCCCCCGTCCGCATCGCGGTGATCGACGACCACCGACTATTCGTACGGGGTCTGGAACTGCTGCTCGCCGCCACCAGCGGCGGCCGTGCCTGTGTTGTGGGATCGACCGGTGACGCTGCCGCTGCCGCCTCTCTCGTCCGGCAATGTGTACCGGATCTGGCGCTGGTCGATCTGCACCTGCCGACTCCCGGTGGAGTCCGTGCCATCGCCGCGATCCGTCGAACCACTCCCGGCGTACGGATCGTCGCGATGTCCGGGCTCGGCGAAACCAACCTCGCTGTCGAGGCGCTGCGGGCGGGTGCGACCGGATACCTACCCAAGAGCGGCGAGCCGGAGGAGTTGCTACCGCCGCTGCTCTCAGTCCTTGACGGCTGGGCCGTTCTTCCCGCCGAGCTACTCACGGCGCTACTCGCACCCGCAGCCAACCGACTACCCGCCTCGCCCGTACTCGATGACCACGAACGCCTACTTCTACAACTCATCGCGAAGGGACACGGCACCGTGCAGATCGCCGACAACCTGCATGTTTCGGAGCGAACGGTCAAGCGGCTCACCGCATCACTGCTGCGGAAGCTGCGGGTCGCCAACCGGACCGAAGCCGCCGCACTCGCCGGCAACGCCGGCCTGCTCTAG